The proteins below are encoded in one region of Lates calcarifer isolate ASB-BC8 unplaced genomic scaffold, TLL_Latcal_v3 _unitig_5006_quiver_581, whole genome shotgun sequence:
- the arhgap27l gene encoding rho GTPase-activating protein 27 isoform X3 — protein sequence MATTTSLLSRGLGLVLVEFEYEYEGRDGVLVSIKPNERYVLLAKTNDHWWQVRRDSSSKPFYIPAKYVKELPADFPSPLDFADPPSPEAVLVPVAVPVPVPVPVPIPKTLEELSGTRTKPGDEVTIRLRPDASTGYRKTENRMSTFGVPLDFHDLSHLVVPVPRHPSSPPTGPAETMTTSCNTNMADDLSKKQPHLDDHRDSGKPRVPSFSPADPLSTSRPQTQPIPVETPMVPPNNGLHDNQESPIEPDEEEEEEEEEREVASAEDSLKEEDSNHIYESIQDLNLDLEALVGGRVSPGAPPEPAPAPPSSQDHSSHAPNSPIYANVSSLKKAPLPHSSVSGSAPIPPPPSDPAPSLTDHTPSSSLSSSSDMISPASPLSPQDGWQVHTDQDSGKVFYYHPVTRQTTWSDPRGPPPLPARDVDQSRGREGGQLTSPASSQSSCGWEQLLDEVSGRVYYYNPSTRVTSWTAPEPFSPSSPSSPTGSTTNRKHDNGPPPLPEEDYPVDRPNDDAVFTTNPQHPVGLIPRAQLDLKDGNSSQWRPQEAPHLPQRLMGNGVSEEGPTVQVRNWRHSVAEDTFAPGHRRNVSDLSDLSNRRHSPDSPQCHLLEKAGVINKTKVADNGKKIRKNWTQSWTVLHGGILTFHKDPKSTPTGNASKASQIVPEYTVDLRGSSVGWASKDKSSKKNVLELKTRQGCEYLMQYDTESIISDWLKVIQDTIRQLEQEHLSEDEDEAASDKEDKDRKRTSTRSSSGADSEQRRVRTKLRRFLQRRPTLQSVKEKGYIRDNVFGCHLDTLCHRENTTIPRFVEKCIRAVERRGLDVDGIYRVSGNLAVIQKLRHKADHEEQLDLEDGQWEEIHVITGALKLFLRELPEPLFPFSCFDKFIAAIQVPDYSLRVSYMKDLVQSLPLPNHDTMELLFKHLRRVIEHKESNRMSVQSVAIVFGPTLLRPQTESANMTVHMVFQSQIVELMLNEFHTVFSQR from the exons ATGGCAACGACCACCTCCCTGCTCAGCAGAG GTCTGGGTCTGGTCCTGGTGGAGTTTGAGTATGAGTACGAGGGTCGGGATGGGGTGCTGGTCTCCATCAAACCCAACGAACGCTATGTCCTGCTAGCTAAAACCAATGACCACTGGTGGCAGGTCCGGCGTGACAGCAGCTCTAAACCCTTCTACATTCCTGCCAAGTACGTCAAGGAGCTGCCGGCGGACTTCCCCTCCCCCCTGGACTTTGCTGATCCACCCAGTCCTGAAGCGGTGCTGGTTCCTGTGGCTGTGCCAGTCCCAGTACCCGTGCCTGTCCCCATTCCAAAGACTCTGGAGGAGCTCAGCGGGACCAGAACCAAACCGGGGGATGAGGTGACGATCCGGCTCAGACCTGATGCCTCCACTGGGTACCGCAAGACTGAGAACCGCATGTCGACATTCGGTGTCCCGCTGGACTTCCACGACCTGTCGCATCTGGTGGTTCCTGTGCCACGGCATCCCAGCAGCCCTCCCACTGGTCCTGCAGAGACCATGACAACCAGCTGTAATACAAACATGGCCGACGATCTGAGCAAAAAGCAGCCGCACCTGGACGACCACAGGGACTCTGGGAAACCTCGGGTTCCTAGTTTCAGTCCAGCAGACCCCCTCTCCACATCCCGGCCACAGACCCAGCCCATACCGGTGGAGACGCCCATGGTCCCTCCTAACAACGGCCTCCACGATAACCAGGAGTCCCCGATAGAGCcggacgaggaggaggaggaggaggaggaggagagggaggtggcGAGTGCTGAGGATTCACTGAAGGAGGAAGATTCAAACCACATCTATGAGTCCATCCaggacctgaacctggacctggaggctTTGGTTGGAGGAAGAGTGAGTCCTGGAGCACCACCTGAACCTGCACCTGCCCCGCCCTCATCACAG gacCACAGCTCACACGCCCCTAACTCGCCCATCTACGCCAACGTCTCCTCTCTGAAAAAGGCGCCCCTCCCTCACAGCTCTGTATCTGGCTCCGCCCCCATACCTCCACCTCCATCTGACCCCGCCCCCTCCCTCACAGACCACACCCCCTCATCTtcactctcctcttcctccgaCATGATAAGCCCTGCGTCCCCGCTCAGCCCACAGGACGGCTGGCAG gtgcACACCGACCAGGACAGCGGGAAGGTGTTTTATTACCATCCTGTGACCAGACAGACCACCTGGTCCGACCCCCGTGGCCCCCCACCCCTGCCCGCTCGAGATGTGGACCAGTccagggggagggaggggggacagTTGACCTCCCCCGCCTCCTCTCAGAGCTCCTGTGGTTGGGAGCAGCTGCTTGACGAAGTCTCGGGGAGGGTTTACTACTACAACCCCAGCACACGAGTCACATCCTGGACTGCACCGGAGCCCTTCTCcccatcctccccctcctcccccactgGATCCACAACCAACAGGAAGCACGACAACGGGCCG CCTCCGCTGCCAGAGGAAGATTATCCTGTAGACAGGCCAAATGATGACGCCGTCTTCACAACG aATCCTCAGCATCCTGTGGGTCTGATTCCCAGAGCTCAGCTGGACCTGAAAGATGGAAACAGCTCCCAGTGGAGGCCGCAGGAg GCACCACATTTGCCTCaaaggctgatgggaaatggAGTTTCTGAGGAGGGGCCGACAGTGCAGGTCAGGAACTGGAGACACAGTGTGGCCGAAGAC ACGTTTGCCCCGGGCCACAGGAGGAACGTCTCCGACCTCAGCGACCTGTCCAACAGACGACACTCCCCCGACAGTCCACAG TGCCATCTGCTGGAGAAAGCAGGAGTCATCAATAAGACCAAAGTAGCTGATAACGGCAAAAAGATCAG GAAGAACTGGACACAGTCCTGGACTGTCCTCCACGGTGGGATCCTCACCTTCCACAAAGACCCCAAATCTACTCCGACTGGGAACGCT aGTAAAGCATCACAGATTGTTCCAGAGTACACTGTCGACCTGAGAGGATCTTCAGTCGGCTGGGCCTCCAAAGACAAGTCGTCCAAGAAGAATGTTCTAGAG ctgaaGACTCGTCAGGGCTGTGAGTACCTGATGCAGTACGACACCGAGAGCATCATCAGCGACTGGCTCAAAGTGATCCAGGACACCATCAGACAGCTg GAACAGGAACATCTGTCAGAGGACGAGGACGAAGCTGCTTCAGACaaagaggacaaagacaggaagaggacGT CGACCAGGAGCTCATCAGGAGCGGATTCAGAGCAGAGACGAGTTCGGACCAAACTGAGACGGTTCCTCCAGCGGAGACCAACGCTGCAGAGCGTCAAAGAGAAAGGATACATCAGAG ATAACGTCTTTGGCTGTCACCTGGACACACTctgtcacagagaaaacacaaccaTTCCCAGATTTGTGGAGAAGTGTATCAgagcagtggagaggagag gTCTGGATGTTGATGGGATCTACAGAGTGAGCGGAAACCTGGCCGTGATCCAGAAACTACGACATAAAGCTGATCATG AGGAGCAGCTGGACCTGGAGGATGGACAGTGGGAGGAGATCCACGTCATCACTGGAGCTCTGAAGCTTTTCCTGCGTGAGCTCCCAGAGCCACTGTTTCCCTTCAGCTGCTTCGACAAGTTCATCGCTGCCATCC AGGTCCCAGACTACAGTCTGAGAGTCTCCTATATGAAGGACCTGGTTCAGTCTCTGCCTCTGCCAAACCACGACACCATGGAGCTGCTGTTCAAACACCTGCGCAG ggTGATCGAGCACAAGGAGTCCAACAGGATGTCGGTTCAGAGCGTCGCCATCGTGTTTGGACCCACGCTGCTCCGCCCCCAGACCGAGTCAGCCAACATGACGGTTCACATGGTTTTCCAGAGCCAGATAGTGGAGCTCATGCTCAATGAGTTCCACACTGTCTTCTCCCAGAGGTAG